TTTGTAATCAAGTCCCTCTTTTTGTCTATTACCACGAGCAACCAGGCGAGCTTTTGGTCGTTCAAGAGTACCATCTGCTTTATACTTGTTTGTATAAATCCAGCCACACCCGATTGCCTTCTTGCCAGGAGGGAGAGCTGTAATGTCCCAAGTATGGTTAGCTTCTAAAGCTGTTACCTCTGTTTTCATTGCACCGTTGAACCTTGGATCATTGACGGCTTCTTTATAATTCTTTGGAACAAAATCTGTAGTAATTTTTGCTAGAAACGCCTGGTGGTTAGCAGTAAAAGCAGAGGTAGATGAGTAATCAGCAATGGGATACAGTGTCTTACCTGAGACCGTTGATGGAGAACTCTGATATTGCTTGTTGAGAACGTGAGGGGTGTTTGTAGTTGCAGAGTTCGTGAGAAAATTCTTCAATAAGACCGATGGTTTCTTTGTTCGATGACCACGTCCAAGAAGATCAAGTAGGCCAGGAGAAGATCCCGATATGTCATGATCACGTATTGGTGAAGATGGAGACGGTAGTGGAGATGCAGACGTAGGGTTAGGAGTTGGTTTATCAGTGGTTGGTTGGACAACAGTATCTGGTGGGGAATTGCTTGTAGACGGGGCAGTAGGTGTAGATGGTAAAGGCGGAGAAGAAACATCAGGTGTAGTAGTAGTATTGTGAGTAGGAGAGGAAGTCGTGGGTATAGTAGGAGAAGGTTCAGGTGTAGTAGAGAGAACTGGAGTTTCAAAATTTATCAACCAGTCGTCAATAGGAAGAGCAGTTTGTGAAACTGGTACTGTAACCGAAGGTAAGTCTTCAATACCTGGAAACTGATCCTCGAAAAACACCACATCCCGGCTAACAATAAACTCATTAGTTTCGACATCATACAAGCGCCAAGCTTTCTTGCCAAAGGGGTAACCTACGAATATGCATTTTCGACTTCTTGTAGCAAATTTGTCTCTGTCACGAGGTCTTAGGTGAGCGTAACAGAGGCAACCAAACACTCTTAACTGCTCATAGATAGGTGGTCGACCATGAAGAACTTCATAAGGCGTTTTACCATTAAGAATGTTAGTAGGTGTTCGGTTAATGACGTGAGCCGCAGCCAAGATGCTCTCTCCCCAAAATTCAATAGGTAATCGTGACTGGAACATGCAGGCACGAGCCACATTCAATATGTGTCTGTGTTTCCTTTCCACTCTACCGTTTTGTTGGGGTGTATAGGTACAAGATGTCTGATGAATGATACCGGTCTCGCGAAAGTAAGGTCCGAGTGTCATGAATTCCGTTCCATTATCTGTCCGTATGGTCTGTACTTTATGTCCAAACTGGCGTTCACTCATCGCACAAAAGTTGCGTATAAGAGAAGAGACTTCTGATTTTTCAAGCATCAAATAAGTCCATACAGCTCGCGAGTAATCATCCACTATGGTAAGAAAGTATACAGCCCCACAAGAGGCTGGTGTTCTATAAGGTCCCCAAACATCGCAGTGGATTAATGCAAAAGGAAAAACAGCTTTATTAAGACTATCGGGAAACACTTGGCGAGTCTGTTTTGCTTTGAAACAAATATCACATTTAGACTCACTAAAATCTATTTTAAAATTCTGAAACACCGGTAAAGAAGACAAAGCTTTGTAGGATGGATGGCCAAGTCGACGATGCCACAGAGTTGAAGAAGAAGATTTTGTCTTAGAAGCTCCATGAATTCGTGCAACCTTAACCCCCGTAAAATAGTACACCCCCTCACGTTCTTCACCTGCTCCAATCAGAGTCCTCGAAAAACGGTCCTGTAAAACACACAATGTATCAGTAAATATTGCTATGCATCCAGTTTGTTTTAAAAGTTTCGAAACTGATATGAGTGTGCAATAGAAATCGGGGACACAGAGAACATCGTGAAGCACATAATCCTTGCTGAGACGCAGAGATCCTTGCTTCGTAGCAAGAGAATCACGTCCATTAGGAAATGTAACCGATGATGATGGGATATCATAGACATCATGTAATAATGATATATCACCCGTCATATGGTGTGATGCCCCTGTATCAATAATAACGTCAGTAAGCATTGTTTTACCCGACAAGCGTTCCGATGATAAATTGCTTTGTTGGTTTTGGAGAAGTGCGATCAGAGATGCAATCTGATCCGATTGTTGGTGAGAATTGCTTTGTGCAGCATTAGCTCTTCCGCGGCCACGCCCACGATTGTTGTTAGAACGACCACCACGTCCACCTCGATATGATGATGAACCATTGCGTTGTTGTTGTTGTTCAGTGTACCAGTCAGGAAAGCCATGGACCAAGAAGCACTCTGTTATATCGTGACCTGTACGACCACAATGGGTACAAGTTCGAGAAGGATCTCTTGGTCGTGGAGTAGTATCAGTTTTGGCAGAAACCAACTCTTTGGAATTCTCGGTTTGAACTGAGAACCCTAAAGCTTCGGTTCGTTGCTCTTTAGATCGGGTAGTTGCCATGTTTTGCTCCTCACGAATCACCCTTGAGTAAACAATATTGAGATCCGGTAATGGATCTTCGTCGGTGATGCGAGAACGGATGGCAGAGAATCGCGAGTCGTCTAGACCAAACAAGAATTTATGAACTTTCGCGTCTTCTCTTTCTTTTTCAATATCAGTCGCAGCAGCACACGTACAAGGTCGAGTTGTCTTCATATTTTGCAACTCTTCCCAGAGTTTAGTTAACCGACCATAGTAGTCAAGGACCGTCTGTCCATCTTGCTTGCAATTTGTTATTTCATCTTGTAGCTGATGTAGACGGGTCCCGTTTTTGACAGAAAAACGAAAACGCAGAGATTCCCAAAGCTTGTGTGCTTCAGGCACATGAGTAACTGTTGATCTGAGTTTTGAATCGATTGAAGTGCGAATCCATCCGACAATCATAGAATTTGCTGCAAGCCATCGCGATAAGTCTGGTCCGTCTGTAGGTTTTGGAATGGTAGCATCAATAAAACATGTTTTCTGTTTCGCTTGGAGAGAATTTCGGAGTTCTGTAGCCCATTCAGTATAGTTGTCTTGTTTAAGTAGAACAGAAGTAATAAGGGCTCCAGGATTGTCTGATGGGTGTAGATAGTATGGTGACGAATCTCTGGAAGTCGCCTGCGTAGTTGTAGAAACAGCTGGCGTGTCGTGCTCAGCCATTATGGTTGATGAACCGTAGTAGTAGAAGATAGAAGAAGATCAATAGTATTGAAAAAAAAAAAAAAAAATTAGGTTATGAAATCTTAGCTCTGATACCATAAAATATAATGTAAAGTCTGTGTTTATTCATCAACCAATCTTGGTACTTATACAACGAGAATATAGAATCTATGAACGTGTAGATAAACCTAAGTCCCTAGTATATAGGAATACATCATTATCCCTTTATAATTAGCCATAGCCGCAACCAGACTAGACTTCCCAGTTCCCGGTGGTCCGTACAATAAGTAACCCCTCTTCCAAGCTTTCCCTACCTTCTTGTAATAATCTTTCCTCCTAATGAACCGGTCAAGATCCTCCATGACGTCACGCTTGAGCTCATCTTCCATAGCTATTGTTTTGAAAGTTGAAGGATGCTCTAAGATAACCGATTCCCATCGGAGACTGTTGAGAGAATGCAGCATCAAGATTCTCCTCTCGTCTCTAATCTCTTTAGCTTTGCTCTCCACGTGAGGAATATAAGAGTTTAAGATCAAGTCTTTGTGTTTCTTGTCGAAACTCAGCTCGAAGTACTCGCTTCTTCGGTCGTCATCGCCTTTCTTGTCTCCTCGGTCTGTAACAAACCTCCATTTTAGCTCCACGTTTTGGTACACATCGTTGACGGTTTCTCCGTCGCTGAGGTACAAGTTGACGTGTTTGTCTTTATGGCCTTTACTGATTCTGAGCCTGACTGCGTCTGGACTGATCTTGGTTGAGAGATAAGTCTGAGCGGCTTGGTAGATCTCGTTGTGCATGCCCATGTTGTCGTCGTCGATGGTTAGAGTCAAAGTTGTGGAAGTAGAACGGAAGAGCAGAGAGTGTAGAGAAGAGTAAATGAGATCTTGGACAGTGCCTGGGATCAGCTGGTGGGCCATTGATCGTATCATCATTATGTAGCCCGCCATTGATGCATAAGCTGTGAAAAACGATGTAGGTGAAGGAAGATCCTTGGAGAAAAACATTTTCACTCTTTTTTTTCTCTCTGTTTTGTGTTTCTTGAAGATGGAGAGAGTGAAAATGAGATGTGAAAGAGATATATAAAGAAGAAGAGAATCTTAAGGAAGAAGGTTTCACTAAACACTTAATATATCATTGTCTTTATTGGATGCGTGTGTGATTTATTAGAAAATTTGAGAATGACAAAAAGTGAAATAAGATAAAGTCGGGAGAGGACAAAATAAAACACTCCATTTGTTTTCCATTTTTAACTCATATTCACGTAAAGTAGAGAGACGATAAAATAAACTCTTGGAAAGTTTCCACGTCCCTTTCCACGAAGAGGATGTCCATT
The DNA window shown above is from Brassica oleracea var. oleracea cultivar TO1000 chromosome C3, BOL, whole genome shotgun sequence and carries:
- the LOC106334343 gene encoding ATP-dependent zinc metalloprotease FtsH-like — encoded protein: MFFSKDLPSPTSFFTAYASMAGYIMMIRSMAHQLIPGTVQDLIYSSLHSLLFRSTSTTLTLTIDDDNMGMHNEIYQAAQTYLSTKISPDAVRLRISKGHKDKHVNLYLSDGETVNDVYQNVELKWRFVTDRGDKKGDDDRRSEYFELSFDKKHKDLILNSYIPHVESKAKEIRDERRILMLHSLNSLRWESVILEHPSTFKTIAMEDELKRDVMEDLDRFIRRKDYYKKVGKAWKRGYLLYGPPGTGKSSLVAAMANYLKFDVYDLQLASVMRDSDLRRLLLATRNRSILVIEDIDCAVDFPNRLEQQQPGEGKNCGDSQAPLTLSGLLNFIDGLWSSCGDERIIIFTTNHKDRLDPALLRPGRMDMHIYMGHCTFQGFKTLASNYLGLNDTTMPHRLYPGIERLMDGEVITPAQVAEELMKSEDADVALEGLVNVLEKMRFKANELSPVLKKKESRLERDEMRARPDTEGSPRKNSKRIKKLVLFWT